The nucleotide sequence ttactttcattgatgacttcagtcgtttcagatatgtctacttgttaagacataaggacgaaacttttgaagcattcaaagagtatcaaaacgaagtacaaaatcaactcaataagacaattaaggtacttcgaaccgatagaggaggtgaatacctaagcgatgccttccaagatcatcttagaagttgtgggattatctcgcaacttactccacccgggacaccacagcttaatggtgtgtccgaaaggaggaaccgaaccctaatggatatggttcgatctatgatggctagaagctcgttacctctatcgttctggggttattgtctatgctcagcggctcgtattttaaacatggccccaaccaagaaagtggaacgaacacctcatgagatgtggtttggaaaacctccatctctatcatacttaaaggtatggggatgtgaagcttaccctaagcgttacgtccctaataagttgaatgctcgatccacgaagtgtatcttcataggatatcccaaggatgatatgggatactatttctatgatccttccgagcagaatgtatttgttgctcggaaggctgaattccttgaaactaagttcctaatggaaggcaaaagtgaaaggaagatagatcttgaagaggttcaagatcaagtagatgatacacaattggctgacactagcactcaacatgaaaatgttgagagtgatcagatggatgatcaaaatacacaagacgttcgcagatctggtaggattagtaatcctcctgagagatatgggtttctcatggatggttgctatatggttgatttggatgaaccaataaactaccaagatgctttatcaaggattgataaagataaatggcaggaagccatgaacgctgagatgcaatccatgtatgacaaccaagtttgggaacttgttgcgtaacctcctggctctaggctagttgattgtaaatggctgttcaaaatgaaaaccgacatacatggaaacttggatacatataaagctagacttgtaacaaaaggtttcactcaaactcaaggggttgactatgatgaaactttttcgcctgtggcgatgctaaagtctattaggatattacttgccattgctgctcattatgattatgaaatatggcagatggatgtcaagaccgctttcctaaacggacatcttgaggaagatgtctatatggttcagcctgagggttttgttgatccaaaatatcctaaaaaggtatgcaagttaaagaagtcaatctacggattgaaacaagcatctagaatgtggaatcatcgttttaatgaggaggccaagaaatttggcttcattaaaaatggtgatgaagcttgtgtatacaagaaagttagtgggagcactatcatgttccttgtactatatgtggatgatatattgttatttggaaatgatattccggcaatgcaaggtgttaaaacttggctaagtaaatgtttctccattaaggatcttggagaagcacaatacgttttggggattaggatctacaggaatagatccaagaaactgataggtttgaatcaaagtgcatacattgaaaaggtcttgaaaaggttcaagatggagaactctaagaaaggtttggtgcctattcaaagaggaacgcctctcagttcatctcagtgtcctaccacgaaagatgaacaagagagaatgaagaaggtcccttatgcatctgctattgggtcaatcatgtatgcaatgatatgcactagaccggatgtgtcatgcgctcttagcctgacaagtagataccagaataaccctggaagcagtcattggattgctgttaaaagtatattgaaataccttaggaggactaaggatatgtttcttatatacgggtctggtgaggaggaactcgctgtaaagggttacgtagatgcgagtttccaaactgatcgagatgattctcgatcacaatccggttatgtcttcacgttaaatggaggtgcagtctcttggaagagttcaaaacaggatgttgttgcattatccactacagagtcggagtacatcgccgcatcattggcagctcaggaagctgcatggatgaagaaattcatcgacgacttaggagtagtcccttccattcaggaccctcttgagatcttttgtgacaacgagggtgcgattgctcaaatcaaagaacctcgtgctcaccaaaagacccgtcacattgagcggagattcaactacataagggatgaagttgaaaagggaaagatatgtattcgcaaagttcacacagatcttaatatagcggatcctctcacgaagctcttacatggaccaaaacatgcaggacatgtttgtgcattagggcttcgatattctagtgattggtcatgatctgttttaagtattgtaatggaacgaaattgttcaaactcattaatataattatggtattaatttattttgagttatgttcttattttgcatattttatccatgaataagtaattattctaaattccgtagtcgatcacatttgtgggaacaagtgtgaggtttagactattatgaacttggattggtgtacattcacgggatgaatgtagggcaaggttgcaaccaaggttcatagatatttgtgggatacaaatattggaagacccgctgtcaagatttactaaatggagcctttgtggttgatcacatgtaatcttgagtaaaggcgaatatcattgtatcctctgacctgagatacatattgggttcggatatttaccaagtattgtgccttgaatctttccttcgctattctgaaacatggtagttcataaggaagagctcaggtataatgcaaggtatatatctaggacgtatgtagtcaagatggaatttgtccctcttattcgttgagagtcagatgtttaaggcctgaaaagttaaatctagaagagagtgatcactctatatctcttggatttaacatgacatctaggatgaaaggatataatgtaaagattcacctattcatattcgagatgggaactcgaaagggatgatgttattgaatggcacaaagtcataacatattgggggtgatggacggtcgttaggtggtatccatcacttgcattaatttcttatgtttctcgtgtaagtgggagattgaaggtttttcgtatgcccgagagacatattgaattaacgtggctaatatgttttgatccaagtcgggtcatacccaataacaagcttaccaacacattattcgtatttgatcttaacgattggatcattgatcaaatacgcgacgcttgaattttaaagaaaatcgttttctgaaagattacttgatgtgtatatataaattatggaataatttatataacaagagtttaaattatttatgggttaaataattgattttgttatgttacattttataaagtttggttttataaaataaatgtacataacatatatatacatatggaagtattatgtagagttttataaaatgtatttttttttaaaacttatttaataatacttgaaagagaagtggcatagggaatgagatacacatgctttagacttggaatctttcacccatactttctcaattccatatgtaagcatcttgactcttgtagACACACACACATGCAATTATACTTGAAAAAAAATGCACAAAACACTCCCATTCAGCTGCTGTGAGTCGTGGGGTTTGGAGAGGGAGAAAAggttcttcatttggtttttgcaagctcattcaagtgtcaaacaaaatcctaactaatagcaagggtgttggtgcatagtttggggtataactacttgaggtttcattgttttggagctccattcatcatcatcttcatcatcatctatcaacaagctaggagaaggtataaacacttttcttacttgtagtttgtaagtatgtttcacaacttgatcctaattgggatttaactttaattggttaaaggtatacaagttctaaaatggtaattaacatgcttccgctttgatttgAATCTAAATATAGTTTaagtgttttgaacttgttaaatcccaacaaaaatTACCCTCTTACCCTCCTAATTTTCGGCTCCCATGACCAACCTTAAccccttttccaagccaacttgttccctaagtaattcctaattaaaccctaattctagaataatcctaacactcctataaatagaggcctaacctaaacctaattcttgtaccaaatcacaacaacaattctctccCAAAAATCTCTTTCCCTCCCTCTTGTTTTTGGCCAAAACCGAAACCCcaacaccatcatcaccatcgaaatctTAAAGGATTTCtaagtgatcttcaagtgttcttcgtgttcttcaagaatattcaaggagttcttcaagtttttcaaggctttgatcttcaatcttcatcgtgttcttcacttctttgttagtcatcttgaatcttcaaaggtataacataaaccctaaactatctaCATAAACTTTGATTCgtttaattcatattcatgttaTAACACATTCATAAACATACATACACCTAGATCTAcacatgaaagaaaaaaaataaatatatttgtatgtatatgtatgtcgaccaaaaaaaaaaaagaaaaaaaagggaaaaggaaagtttgatcttaaaaccctaggttattacatgaaagatttgtttatggttaatttaggaaacaaaataaatatatatacatatatatatatatatcgacatatacatatatatacatgtaaaaaaaatatttttattatatatatatatatatacacgaaaatatacatatatatatatactaaaacctaattacttaaaccctaaacctaattaattattaaaccctaattaattaaacctaaaccctagacatttatgaaaccctaggacattaattacgaaaccctagttattaattactactttaattaactaaccctaattaatgaaaccctaatactacttatactattaattaacatgtatacactattactattactagcacctataacctactacttatattataacacataaaaacattttgggatatgtattagagatgtatagatcttcgaactttcttgacgaatggtttctacgaaactctaggcggaagggtttggatttccgatttaaaggatcctatagctcaagcccctagacctgaaatggccattcgaagggaaagggctgattggaagcttatctaatacggcaagtatcctaaaatggaaaacactcttaaagtagaaattttctagttatagaaacttactaagataagaaacctactaaaagtggaaattttctaaaaatagaaacttactaggaaaggaaacttagtaaaacgaactatacttacaacactatcatacttaaacatctacttaaacctggacaaaaacacttactactcttaaatgtcaataggttgactttctgttcgttccaactttctatttcgaggaataatcgtcatctctctctgcttactaaggtgaattcatagccccactttactttgtgcacaacttatttactttatggggtgagacacatgctgctttcaatatttacaatttagacacaagtgccaaactgttaaactatgctatacccggctatgtccgactaagtccctacagtgatatttttaattgctcgttgattgcatgcttaattattggggttaggcctatcgggagtaacgtccccgatacatttgactaagtctttgtattacttaataatgaaattaaacctacaaggacatacacaacttgtcattggggcaaacttgaacgtttagtctaaatatcacgcactggcataactttttgatctgcgagatcaactttataaactaaatcttgtggtctaaaacaacggtcaaacttatttgttaaacctatgatttcactcaacctttttggttgacactttagcatgttttgtctcgggtgctgtttgattcaagctttctttcttactacttatgtgatgctacttggacataggatcaagagatatcgcattatttacttttgcatttgaacatttacattattgttacttccatcattgtaacagcatttcattttccgctgcgtactctcaataaagataattttatcatttagtattattctcatttattataatatgttggtttgtttggtattaagtcacatttcgcccaagcCCTAACTGGGTgtgtgataatatatatatatatatatatatatatatatatatatatatatatatatatatatatatatatatatatatatatatatatatatatatatattatataggagATGGGGATGGAGAATAAGAATGAAGAATGGAGAATAGAGGCGGAGATAACTTATATATTTTGATATACTTAAAAAGTATTCCAACAGTTACAAATGTAACTTTTATGTTGTATTCTCGAGTTCTTTTTTCATCTAAAATAAGTGAAAAAGAAAGGAAATGAGAGTATTTTACTATCCTTCCTAATCCGTTCAAATATGAACGGAGAGTGTTGTTAACAAAATATAATTATACTATCATTTCTAATCCTCCACTCTCTTCTACTTTTCGCTTAAAATAAAAACTCGAGAATCACTATTATTTTTTAATCTGTCTGTTTCATTTCCTTTCTGTTAAAAGAAAAACTCGAAAATGCTGCGTTAGTTTAATATTTTTAAATCTACAtaacacactatatatatatacacacattttttacaaaataattctatatataatataaatataaccgtataattttttatttcaataattgtaatattttatttttattattaatgaagttattttaattttaatttaattaatacagttataattatttttaatttattgaaTTGTTCGaatcattaaaaatattaaaatgaaaACTTATCAACATTCTAATTGATCTACCTCTCACTCTCAACTATTTCTAACTTTGTAAGTCACCAGTGACATGCAACTGATATAGGTCACAACTTCATGTGCTTTAAGCACCCGACCTAAGACAATTATGTTTGTATTTGTTTCCAATTTTACCGTGCATTTGATGACTTTTTAATTAAATAGTTCAACTAAATAATGAACCGCTTAACATTCAATGTGTGAGTTAGTAATATTTGAATGACAAATTATGTTGAACCAGTTATCAATATGTGTTGAATCATCGAGGGTTGAAAAACGTTAtactattatattatactatatacaAGAGGAAATAGAGGCTTCTCATTGGCCGGCGCTACTATTCGCAAGTTTATTTTTACTGTTCACCTTTTTTTAATCTACATTTATTTATCTAGTATGTCTTTATCATTTGAAAAAAGTTTGTGGGATAACATACACAAACACATACAGCAATTATGACTTATCCATCTCATATTGATAGTGTACTATTTTATTTTGAGTTGTATTttgattttgataaaaaaaaaaaaaaaaagattccatCACTTTTCACAACTTCCActcttttttttcttccttttattAACTGTTAAATATTCATTTCAGGGAGCTTACTAATTATAGTAAGGTttataagacttgattaatttacttaatttaaaatataaaaagcaAAATAAAATATGGAGCTTAGGAACTGTTTGTAGTAGCTTGTAAACTTCAACTAAGAAAATCTACAAGTCAAATATTCAGACACAACATAATCATGATGGATGAAATGGTGTACATGGTCACATACACCTTACCTCTACTTTCCTGATTTCTTTTACATGTTATCAAATAACGAAGTCAAAATGAAGAAGGTTACATAATAGTTTTATTACATATGCcatctctattttttttttttttttgaaagatcaacaattatattattaaaatcaacACGATACAATGagaaagtattaaacttatatggCCCTATACATGATATAGCACTAAAATGAATCTAGACAACCCGAGATACTGACTCGACAAATTATACAAGGAAAGACTCAAAAATTTGTAGAAAAAACCCCCATATTCTACATCCTAAACAATGTTGGAACAACTTGAAAATCAAGCCGAATGCAAGCGAGAATTACAGTACCGAGAATAATCGGCGACAAAGCAATTCAGCTCCCATCCACTTAGCCCATGACAAAGCTTCGGATATAAAATACGGGAGAGAAAAACCTACAATTTAGCCTATTCCATCTTTAGGTTTGAAATTAAGCGCGCAAGCAGAAGGGTTGTTAACCCACGAATGCCAATCAAGATCAATATTACTACCGCGATCATTAATCCACTCGAAGCTCTTGGATTGAATATCTGAAAGTAACTTTGGAATGCTTGAAGCGTTGTTTCCGAAAACTTTAGCATTTCGATTTTTCCAAATAAAATAGGCTGTTATCCAGACCACCGCTTGCCAAATTTGCGTACCCGTTTTAGAATTAATATGTGACATCGAGCAATCTATTAGATCCGAATACACTTCAAAAGGCAGCTTATCTAGGTTCCACCATCGACGTAATTTGTCCCAAACACTTGCAGCCGATTTGCAGGAAATCATGGCGTGTTGAATGCATTCGACACAATCATCGCATACCGGGCATAAAACCGAGTGGAGGTCAATACCCTTGTTATCTAATTCGATCCTAACCGGGAGTTTATTTTTATGCATTCGCCACATAAAGATGCCTATTTTTTGCAGGATTAGAGCATTGATCACAGTAGGTTCGGGTAGTGGTTTGTTTGCCACGAAGGCATTTACTAACAGGTTTGAGAGTGAGGAGGAAGTGTATTTACCACACTTCTCGTGTTTCCAGGTCCAAGTGTCCGGCTTGTTTGAGAATTGGTTTAAATCGAGCATGTCCTTTTCTAGATTTGAGAGTTCAGCAGCAGCCCTCCACCGTGGATTCGAGGCCCAATTCCAGGTCATAACAGGCCCGTTATCAGTCCAGAATATACGGTCGGCAACACGAGTAGTTTTGATGGATTCTAGTCTATGTAATCTCGGATATTTGAATTTGAAAGCTACGGTTCCACACCAAATTTCGTCCCAAAAAGCTTGTGTCAGTCCCTGTACCTACAATCTTAATAAACCCGTTAACGATATCAAACCCTAACGAGTTTAGGGTGTGTTTTATTGAGATAATGGAATGCCAAGTACGTCCCGAGAATTTCTTAAGGTCCAAACCCGAAGAAGAACTAAAACAACCCATCCCACCATGTGTTCCGTAGATGCTTTTAATTACGTTTACCCAAAGAGAGTTTTTTAAAGTTaagaatctccaccaccatttagtTAGTAGGGTTAGATTTTTAAATTTAAGAAAACCGACATTTAAACCACCGGAGTCGTAAGGTAAAGAAATTAAATCCCAATTTACCCAAGCCATTTTTTTGTCATCTAAAGACCCTCCCCAAAAGAAATTTCGGAGCAAACCTTCGAGTTCCTTTATGACACGTGTGGGGGCCTTGAATAGAGAAAAATAGTATAAAGGCATGCTATTTAAAACCGCTTTAATGAGTGTTAAACGGCCACTATAAGATAAAGATTTAGCTTTCCAAGTCGAGAGCCTTTTCTTGAATTTGTCAACAACGGGGAGCCAATTCTTATAAAGCTTGAGGTTTGCACCTATAGGTAGCCCAAGGTAATTGAAAGGGAAAGCTCCCTCCATACACCGGAACCAAGATGCAAGGGCCTTTGATTCCTATTTTGAAGTCCCAATTCCATACACACAACTCTTACCCAAATTGATTTTAAGACCCGAAAGGTTTCCGAAGCATTTTAAGATTTTCAAGATGTTTCTTACTTCAACCTTATTCCATTTGCCAAAAATGATAGTATCATCGGCGTATTGTAAATGAGACACGGTTACCTTATCATTACCGATTTCTACACCTTTTATGACATTTTTATTAATGGCAAGTTTAAGTAGAAAATTTAGACcctcgattctcagtctgggcgctcCGCATGGAATTATT is from Rutidosis leptorrhynchoides isolate AG116_Rl617_1_P2 chromosome 10, CSIRO_AGI_Rlap_v1, whole genome shotgun sequence and encodes:
- the LOC139871481 gene encoding uncharacterized protein is translated as MTWNWASNPRWRAAAELSNLEKDMLDLNQFSNKPDTWTWKHEKCGKYTSSSLSNLLVNAFVANKPLPEPTVINALILQKIGIFMWRMHKNKLPVRIELDNKGIDLHSVLCPVCDDCVECIQHAMISCKSAASVWDKLRRWWNLDKLPFEVYSDLIDCSMSHINSKTGTQIWQAVVWITAYFIWKNRNAKVFGNNASSIPKLLSDIQSKSFEWINDRGSNIDLDWHSWVNNPSACALNFKPKDGIG